The following are from one region of the Nicotiana tabacum cultivar K326 chromosome 3, ASM71507v2, whole genome shotgun sequence genome:
- the LOC107825033 gene encoding large ribosomal subunit protein eL20z: MSEEGGKNRASPATGEPLPPNYYYGTFQGVANHPPPPPPQSQPVFGFPQPIPPPGASGAPPHYYPHGYQTVPGYAVAEGRPVREYRLPCCGMGIGWFLFISGFFLGTVPWYIGAFLLLCVRIDYREKPGLIACTLGAMLALIAVTFGVTKATHSW, from the exons ATGAGTGAAGAAGGCGGGAAAAACAGGGCCTCTCCGGCCACCGGCGAACCGTTGCCGCCAAACTATTACTACGGTACGTTTCAAGGAGTGGCCAATCATCCGCCTCCTCCTCCTCCACAGTCTCAGCCGGTGTTTGGTTTTCCTCAGCCCATTCCTCCGCCTGGTGCCTCCGGCGCTCCTCCTCATTACTATCCTCATGGTTATCAAACTGTTCCCG GTTATGCTGTTGCCGAAGGTAGACCTGTAAGGGAGTACCGGCTTCCTTGCTGTGGCATGGGGATTGGCTGGTTCTT GTTCATCTCTGGTTTCTTTCTTGGTACTGTTCCTTGGTATATTGGAGCTTTTCTTCTTCTGTGTGTGCGGATTGATTACAGAGAGAAGCCTGGACTTATAGCATGCACATTGGGG GCCATGCTTGCTTTAATTGCTGTGACTTTTGGTGTGACAAAGGCAACTCATTCCTGGTGA